One genomic segment of [Phormidium] sp. ETS-05 includes these proteins:
- a CDS encoding DUF4347 domain-containing protein: MVSASTHQPPASQNQTIQPPRQIVVIDPQIDDYQILAAAVLPGVELLILNPDRDGIEQITAYLTSLPAGGSKGAGKCGECGECGEENCLPLFPLFPILPPLPIPPSPRPEVPPSPPLPHPPPHLPRVPRAHSPRQHHPRTE, from the coding sequence ATGGTCAGTGCATCTACCCATCAACCCCCCGCCAGCCAAAACCAAACCATCCAGCCACCACGGCAAATCGTCGTCATCGACCCCCAAATCGACGATTATCAAATACTAGCCGCCGCCGTTCTCCCCGGCGTCGAACTCCTCATCCTCAACCCCGATCGGGACGGTATCGAGCAAATCACCGCATACCTCACCAGCTTGCCAGCAGGGGGGAGCAAGGGAGCAGGGAAGTGTGGGGAGTGTGGGGAGTGTGGGGAGGAAAATTGCTTACCCCTCTTCCCCCTCTTCCCCATCCTCCCACCCCTCCCCATCCCCCCGTCCCCCCGTCCAGAAGTCCCCCCGTCCCCCCCTCTCCCCCACCCTCCACCTCATCTCCCACGGGTCCCCCGGGCGCATTCACCTAGGCAACACCACCCTAGAACTGAATAA
- a CDS encoding CHAT domain-containing protein, producing METTANPQITTTAAPPPEIRWQQLLESINETPATSAAINNSVTPGVAATGNGGSSGGGASISISASVGQATGDKLRFRTVIPSDVIGAIESGNLPEATTLIDLMFTEDLGYYFDKSVMFEVNYFEAIQDKIRAASSLTNTKTAVIYTFARPEQLDIILVPPKGLPIHRSVPEATRQVLLEKIKQFSGKLTNPRQINTDKYLADSQQLYRWLIAPIENDIKNLGLDTILFSMDAGLRSLPIAALHDGQQFLVEKYSLALIPSVNLTDTSYSPLKDAEILAMGASQFPDNRPLPGVAVEIASITKEWEGVSFLNENFTLDNLKKQRVGSQFRIVHLATHAEFVPGKPENSYIHLGDQKLTLDRLSELRLYDPPVDLLVLSACRTAVGDEQSELGFAGLAVQAGVKTALASLWYVSDEGTLTLMTEFYHILKQAPIKAEALRQAQIAMIKNQARIENGNLI from the coding sequence GTGGAGACCACAGCCAATCCCCAAATAACAACAACAGCGGCTCCCCCACCAGAAATCAGGTGGCAACAACTACTAGAGAGCATCAATGAAACTCCGGCAACCAGTGCTGCTATCAACAATAGTGTCACCCCTGGAGTTGCTGCCACGGGAAACGGCGGAAGTAGTGGCGGCGGTGCTAGTATATCTATATCTGCTAGCGTTGGGCAGGCAACTGGAGATAAATTGAGGTTTCGCACAGTTATCCCTAGTGATGTAATTGGTGCAATTGAAAGCGGGAATTTGCCGGAAGCGACCACATTGATTGATCTCATGTTTACGGAGGATTTAGGTTATTATTTTGATAAAAGTGTGATGTTTGAGGTTAATTATTTTGAGGCTATCCAAGACAAAATCAGGGCAGCATCTAGTCTCACCAATACTAAAACTGCTGTTATTTACACTTTTGCCCGTCCCGAACAGCTAGATATCATTCTGGTGCCGCCGAAAGGCTTGCCTATTCACCGGAGCGTTCCCGAAGCGACGCGGCAAGTTTTGCTGGAAAAAATTAAACAATTTAGTGGAAAACTTACAAATCCACGCCAGATAAACACTGACAAATATTTGGCCGATTCTCAGCAACTATATCGGTGGCTCATCGCCCCCATTGAGAATGACATCAAAAACCTGGGTTTGGATACCATCCTGTTTTCTATGGATGCGGGTTTGCGGTCTCTTCCCATCGCCGCTCTCCACGATGGCCAGCAGTTCTTGGTGGAGAAATACAGCTTGGCTCTGATTCCCAGCGTCAATTTAACCGATACTAGCTATTCTCCGCTGAAAGATGCGGAAATTTTGGCGATGGGAGCATCCCAGTTTCCTGATAACCGCCCTTTACCGGGGGTAGCCGTAGAAATTGCCAGCATCACCAAAGAATGGGAGGGTGTATCTTTTCTGAATGAAAATTTTACTCTGGATAATCTGAAGAAACAGCGGGTAGGTAGCCAGTTTAGAATTGTGCATTTGGCTACCCACGCCGAATTTGTGCCGGGGAAACCGGAAAATTCTTATATTCATTTGGGAGACCAGAAACTAACGCTCGATCGCCTGTCGGAATTGCGCTTATATGACCCACCGGTTGACCTGTTGGTGTTGAGTGCTTGTCGGACCGCTGTGGGGGACGAACAATCCGAATTAGGATTTGCCGGATTAGCCGTGCAAGCGGGAGTCAAAACCGCCCTAGCCAGCCTTTGGTACGTCAGCGACGAAGGCACCCTCACCCTAATGACCGAATTTTACCACATCCTCAAACAAGCCCCCATCAAAGCCGAAGCCCTTCGCCAAGCCCAAATTGCCATGATTAAAAACCAAGCTCGCATAGAAAACGGCAACTTAATCTAG